The DNA segment AGGCTGTGCCCGACGACAAGCTGGGCGAGGAAGTCAAAGCATTCATCGTCCTCAAGGCCGGGCAATCGGCCACCGCCGACGAGATCATCGACTTCGCCAAGACCGGTTTGGCCAGCTATAAATATCCCCGCACTATCGAATTCCGCTCAGAACTGCCGATGACGGCCACCGGCAAGATCCTCAAGCGCGAGCTGAAGGACTGACGCCCGCCCCATGCCCCCCGCCCCCCGCCCCCGCTCCGTCACCCTCGACCGCCCCCGCAGCCTGCTCATCATCGACTGGCAGGATGGCGCTCACTGCGAATATCCACTGCCCGGCGTCCGTTTCATCTGCCCCTGCGTCAGTTGTCGCGGCGGGCATGAATTCATGGGTCAGGCCATCGACCCCGCCGATCTCTACAAAACCCCGCCGCCCGGCGTCTCGACCGAGGTGACGGGCGCCAGCTTCGTCGGCGACTACGCCCTGCAGATCACCTGGG comes from the Caldilineales bacterium genome and includes:
- a CDS encoding DUF971 domain-containing protein, which encodes MPPAPRPRSVTLDRPRSLLIIDWQDGAHCEYPLPGVRFICPCVSCRGGHEFMGQAIDPADLYKTPPPGVSTEVTGASFVGDYALQITWADGHNSGIYGWTLLRPLCPQPDV